The genome window GTAACAGTTGGAGGATAATGCAAAGGAAGACGCTGCCTGAGAAGTCACCGTCTGTGGACATGCGCCCCAGAGAGGACTAGAGCAGCCCTCACCTTGCTCTCCCCACCCGGATCCCACTTTCCTGCACGGCCCGGCCCGTACCCCGACCCCACCATCACCcgcttccctcctccccatctctccccctttcccacccaggtgtCGGACCAGGCGGTCCCCACTTCCACCCTGCACCCCTTCTTCCCCCCCTGCACCATGAACACCAATGTCTGCGTGGAGCCCGGGCCGAGCCCGGAGGCCCCGGGCTTGCCCAAGGAAAGCCACCTGCCCGAGGGGGCCCTGAACAGCCTTGTGGATTACAACTCGGAGATGGAGCGTTACCGCTCCTTTGCCACCTCCTTCTACAAGACCAACGGGGGCGCCTTCCCGCAGGCAGCCAAGATCGCGCGCATCACCACCCCCATCTTCCCCAgcagcgccgccgccgccgcggccgcCGCGCGCATCGGCATGTCCCCGTGGAACTGCGACAACGcggccaccgccgccgccaccgcgaTGCTCTGGGGCAGCGggggcggcggcggaggcggtgggggcgggggtgggggcggcgGGGCCGGCAGGAAATCCTCCTcggccgccgcctcctcctccgcctcctcctcggCGATCCTCCCCGCCgccggcggtggcggtggcggcggcggcggcggtggaagcggcggcggcggcggcggcggcggcggcggcaggaCCAGCATGCACCACCGGAACGACTCCCAGCGGCTGGGGAAGGCTGGCTGTCCGCCAGAGCCGTCGTTGCAAATGGCAAATACTAATTTCCTCTCCACCTTATCCCCCGAACACTGCAGACCTTTGGCGGGGGAATGCATGAACAAGCTCAAATGCGGCGCTGCTGAAGCAGAGATAATGAATCTCCCCGAGCGGGTGGGGACTTTTTCCGCTATCCCGGCTTTAGGGGGCATCTCATTACCTCCAGGGGTCATCGTCATGACAGCCCTTCACTCCCCCGCAGCAGCCTCAGCAGCCGTCACAGACAGTGCGTTTCAAATTGCCAATCTGGCAGACTGCCCGCAGaatcattcctcctcctcctcgtcctcctcgggGGGAGCTGGTGGAGCCAACCCGgccaagaagaagaggaaaaggtgtGGGGTCTGCGTGCCCTGCAAGAGGCTCATCAACTGTGGCGTCTGCAGCAGTTGCAGGAACCGCAAAACGGGACACCAGATCTGCAAATTTAGAAAATGTGAAGAGCTAAAGAAAAAACCTGGCACTTCgctagaggtcagaggagatgATTTCTTGTTTCCCAGtcttgccccctccctcctcactcccctgccctctcccccaCAGGGTTTCTTGTCTGGATTCAAGACGCAGCACCCCCTTTTCTGAAGCTTCTTGCAGGTTGAAACATACTGACATAGGTGGTTTGCAGAGGGCATGGCCTCTATACCACCCTCCCAGCTGTGCTTCACTCGGAACCGCCCTTCTGCTAGAGAGTGCCcctcctttttctgtctctggaaAAAAATGCAATTGGTCTAAGAATCCGAAGTTTTGCATCTGAGCATGCTTAATATTTTCCCTTGCTGTTTTAAACTGTTCCATcaagaaaaccccaaaacaaaagctCTGTCCAAAATATTGAACATATTTATCATTCATATATACGAATATATGGATTTGCTATATAGGTCCAGACATAACACTACACATGTGGAACACAACTTAcagtatatgcatacatatttgtatataccatcg of Mus pahari chromosome 4, PAHARI_EIJ_v1.1, whole genome shotgun sequence contains these proteins:
- the Cxxc4 gene encoding CXXC-type zinc finger protein 4 isoform X1 — encoded protein: MNTNVCVEPGPSPEAPGLPKESHLPEGALNSLVDYNSEMERYRSFATSFYKTNGGAFPQAAKIARITTPIFPSSAAAAAAAARIGMSPWNCDNAATAAATAMLWGSGGGGGGGGGGGGGGGAGRKSSSAAASSSASSSAILPAAGGGGGGGGGGGSGGGGGGGGGGRTSMHHRNDSQRLGKAGCPPEPSLQMANTNFLSTLSPEHCRPLAGECMNKLKCGAAEAEIMNLPERVGTFSAIPALGGISLPPGVIVMTALHSPAAASAAVTDSAFQIANLADCPQNHSSSSSSSSGGAGGANPAKKKRKRCGVCVPCKRLINCGVCSSCRNRKTGHQICKFRKCEELKKKPGTSLEVRGDDFLFPSLAPSLLTPLPSPPQGFLSGFKTQHPLF
- the Cxxc4 gene encoding CXXC-type zinc finger protein 4 isoform X2; amino-acid sequence: MNTNVCVEPGPSPEAPGLPKESHLPEGALNSLVDYNSEMERYRSFATSFYKTNGGAFPQAAKIARITTPIFPSSAAAAAAAARIGMSPWNCDNAATAAATAMLWGSGGGGGGGGGGGGGGGAGRKSSSAAASSSASSSAILPAAGGGGGGGGGGGSGGGGGGGGGGRTSMHHRNDSQRLGKAGCPPEPSLQMANTNFLSTLSPEHCRPLAGECMNKLKCGAAEAEIMNLPERVGTFSAIPALGGISLPPGVIVMTALHSPAAASAAVTDSAFQIANLADCPQNHSSSSSSSSGGAGGANPAKKKRKRCGVCVPCKRLINCGVCSSCRNRKTGHQICKFRKCEELKKKPGTSLERTPVPSAEAFRWFF